The Gordonibacter urolithinfaciens genome contains a region encoding:
- a CDS encoding GNAT family N-acetyltransferase, with translation MGLEIRPYREEDLAGMLKVWNEVVEGGEAFPQIEPLTLETAAEFFAAQTLSVVADLDGKVMGLYILHPNNVGRCAHVGNASYAVASSVRGLGLGRALVEDSLAQAARKGFRGLQFNAVVADNAGAIHLYEDLGFTRVGTVPGGFVNFMGGYEDIHIYYRDCVDTRRPC, from the coding sequence ATGGGCCTGGAGATTCGGCCGTACCGCGAGGAGGACCTCGCGGGAATGCTCAAGGTGTGGAACGAGGTTGTGGAGGGTGGCGAGGCCTTCCCCCAGATCGAGCCGCTCACGTTGGAGACCGCCGCGGAGTTCTTCGCGGCCCAGACGCTTTCCGTGGTGGCCGACCTCGACGGAAAGGTCATGGGCCTGTACATCCTGCACCCGAACAACGTGGGGCGCTGCGCGCACGTGGGCAACGCGAGCTACGCCGTGGCCTCGAGCGTGCGCGGGCTGGGACTCGGTCGTGCCCTTGTTGAGGACTCGCTCGCGCAGGCTGCGCGCAAGGGCTTCCGGGGCCTGCAGTTCAACGCCGTGGTGGCCGACAACGCCGGTGCCATCCACCTGTACGAGGACCTGGGCTTCACCCGCGTGGGCACCGTGCCCGGCGGCTTCGTGAACTTCATGGGCGGCTATGAGGACATCCATATCTACTACCGCGACTGCGTCGACACGCGCCGTCCCTGCTGA
- the rpsP gene encoding 30S ribosomal protein S16: protein MAVKIRLARHGAKKRPYYRIVVADARCPRDGKFIEEVGRYNPCANPTMVQFDLEKVDQWIKNGAQPTDTVARLLKNARENA from the coding sequence ATGGCAGTCAAAATTCGCCTGGCCCGCCACGGCGCCAAGAAGCGCCCGTACTACCGCATCGTCGTCGCCGACGCGCGCTGCCCGCGCGACGGCAAGTTCATCGAGGAGGTCGGCCGCTACAACCCCTGCGCCAACCCCACGATGGTGCAGTTCGACCTGGAGAAGGTCGACCAGTGGATCAAGAACGGCGCCCAGCCCACCGACACGGTGGCGCGCCTGCTCAAGAACGCCCGCGAGAACGCGTAA
- a CDS encoding pyruvate, water dikinase regulatory protein gives MDDLVSYGTPSAGPGGLPTIHVVSDSVGLTAQAVARAAAAQFGVTNPAIEVLPKVRTFEEIKSFIDEHGAVHRQNSGDGRMLVFYTLVNGHLAGQLAAYAAARDDIVAVDLMTDAIGAIARMTGRDPSTKPGGLHVADQYYFKRIEAIEFTIAHDDGRNPQELSQADIVLLGVSRSSKTPTSIYLAQQGYKVSNIPLDPATEPPRELLDVERTRLFGLMTTAEVLIGIRQRRLGNASVVASSYADPEYVYQDLEKARALMRKLGCIVIHTENRAVEETAQEILRYYERAHPPSADMMG, from the coding sequence ATGGACGACCTCGTCTCGTACGGCACGCCGAGCGCCGGCCCCGGGGGCCTCCCCACCATACACGTGGTCAGCGACTCGGTGGGCCTCACGGCCCAGGCGGTGGCCCGCGCGGCCGCCGCCCAGTTCGGGGTCACGAACCCCGCCATCGAAGTGCTGCCGAAGGTGCGCACGTTCGAGGAGATCAAGTCCTTCATCGACGAGCACGGCGCCGTCCACCGGCAGAACTCGGGCGACGGGCGCATGCTCGTGTTCTACACGCTGGTGAACGGTCATCTGGCGGGCCAGCTGGCTGCCTATGCGGCAGCTCGCGACGACATCGTGGCGGTGGACCTCATGACCGACGCCATCGGGGCCATCGCGCGCATGACGGGGCGCGATCCGTCCACTAAGCCCGGCGGCCTGCACGTGGCCGACCAGTACTACTTCAAGCGCATCGAGGCCATCGAGTTCACCATCGCCCACGACGACGGGCGCAACCCGCAGGAGCTCTCCCAGGCCGACATCGTGCTCTTGGGCGTGTCGCGCTCGTCGAAGACGCCCACGTCCATCTACCTGGCGCAGCAGGGCTACAAGGTGTCGAACATTCCGCTCGACCCCGCCACCGAGCCGCCGCGCGAGCTGCTCGACGTGGAGCGCACGAGGCTGTTCGGGCTCATGACCACGGCCGAGGTGCTCATCGGCATCCGCCAGCGCCGCCTGGGCAATGCGAGCGTGGTGGCGTCGAGCTACGCGGATCCCGAGTACGTGTACCAGGATCTCGAGAAGGCCCGTGCGCTCATGCGCAAACTCGGCTGTATTGTCATCCACACCGAAAATCGCGCCGTTGAGGAAACGGCTCAAGAAATTTTGCGCTACTATGAGCGCGCCCACCCTCCATCCGCTGATATGATGGGCTAG
- a CDS encoding ribosome maturation factor RimM → MRAWTDVAVLARTKNLQGGFVAQSAAGLPFLLSEGLEVAFVPPVSDAPRCARVTTVSAIDDRTAVVAFDAVEGIDAAEALVGCHCLVRRADLPEGALDAHAGTWDGWEVHDARAGLVGTVAGIQELPGQDLLEVVPAAGGRTVLVPLVDALVAGVDEEARRIDVDLPDGLLEL, encoded by the coding sequence ATGCGCGCTTGGACGGACGTCGCCGTACTGGCGAGAACGAAGAACCTGCAGGGAGGGTTCGTCGCGCAGAGCGCGGCGGGCCTTCCCTTTTTGCTGTCGGAGGGCCTGGAGGTGGCCTTCGTGCCGCCCGTGTCGGACGCCCCGCGCTGCGCGCGGGTGACGACCGTGTCTGCCATCGATGACCGCACGGCCGTCGTGGCGTTCGACGCTGTGGAGGGCATCGACGCGGCCGAGGCCCTCGTAGGCTGCCACTGCCTCGTGCGCCGCGCAGACTTGCCAGAGGGGGCGCTGGACGCGCATGCCGGCACCTGGGACGGCTGGGAGGTGCACGACGCGCGCGCCGGCCTCGTGGGCACGGTGGCGGGCATCCAGGAGCTGCCGGGCCAGGACCTGCTGGAAGTCGTCCCAGCGGCCGGAGGCCGGACGGTGCTCGTGCCGCTCGTCGACGCGCTCGTGGCCGGCGTGGACGAGGAGGCGCGGCGCATCGACGTCGACCTGCCCGACGGCCTGCTCGAGCTGTAG
- the lepB gene encoding signal peptidase I yields MDSGQHAEPRRSGAFRTILSLLVMVAFIFGLSWALRTFVFQPYEIPSGSMENTIMTGDMVFSEKISYYLRDPQPGDIVTFQDPEIPGRVLIKRCIAVGGQTVDLVDGRVVVDGVALDEPYTRGLPSEPLKTALGVEVSYPYTVPEGHLWVMGDNRTNSNDSRYFGAVDEDTLTGRAALVYWPFNNFGLLD; encoded by the coding sequence ATGGACTCCGGGCAACACGCCGAGCCGCGCCGATCGGGCGCGTTCAGGACCATCCTCAGCCTGCTGGTCATGGTGGCCTTCATCTTCGGGCTGTCATGGGCGCTGCGCACGTTCGTATTCCAGCCCTACGAGATACCCTCCGGCTCCATGGAGAACACCATCATGACCGGCGACATGGTGTTCTCGGAGAAGATCAGCTACTACCTGCGCGACCCCCAGCCCGGCGACATCGTGACGTTCCAGGACCCGGAGATCCCCGGCCGCGTGCTCATCAAGCGCTGCATCGCGGTGGGCGGCCAGACGGTCGACCTCGTGGACGGGCGCGTGGTGGTGGACGGCGTGGCGCTCGACGAGCCCTACACCCGCGGCCTGCCCTCCGAGCCGCTCAAGACGGCGCTCGGCGTGGAGGTGTCCTACCCCTACACCGTGCCCGAGGGGCACCTGTGGGTCATGGGGGACAACCGCACGAACTCCAACGACTCGCGCTACTTCGGCGCCGTCGACGAGGACACGCTCACCGGACGCGCCGCGCTCGTGTACTGGCCGTTCAACAACTTCGGCCTGCTGGACTAG
- the lepB gene encoding signal peptidase I encodes MDHGRHARTGAPRAPRRIVAALWWAAFVVALAWLQVTFVHQAFAVPSGSMENIIMTGDRVYAEKVSYLFRDPQPGDIVTFQDPEIPGRVLIKRCIAVGGQTVDLVDGRVVVDGVALDEPYTRGLPSEPLKTALGVEVSYPYTVPEGHLWVMGDNRTNSNDSRYFGAVGRSSVTARGVAVIWPLEDAALIG; translated from the coding sequence ATGGACCACGGCCGGCATGCGCGCACGGGCGCGCCGAGGGCGCCGCGCAGGATCGTCGCGGCGCTCTGGTGGGCAGCCTTCGTCGTTGCTTTGGCGTGGCTCCAGGTCACGTTCGTGCACCAGGCCTTCGCCGTGCCCTCTGGCTCCATGGAGAACATCATCATGACCGGCGACCGCGTCTACGCTGAGAAGGTGAGCTACCTGTTCCGCGACCCCCAGCCCGGCGACATCGTGACGTTCCAGGACCCGGAGATCCCCGGCCGCGTGCTCATCAAGCGCTGCATCGCGGTGGGCGGCCAGACGGTCGACCTCGTGGACGGGCGCGTGGTGGTGGACGGCGTGGCGCTCGACGAGCCCTACACCCGCGGCCTGCCCTCCGAGCCGCTCAAGACGGCGCTCGGCGTGGAGGTGTCCTACCCCTACACCGTGCCCGAGGGGCACCTGTGGGTCATGGGGGACAACCGCACGAACTCCAACGACTCGCGCTACTTCGGCGCCGTCGGGCGCTCGTCCGTGACCGCGCGCGGCGTGGCCGTCATCTGGCCGCTGGAGGACGCCGCCCTTATCGGGTAG
- the trmD gene encoding tRNA (guanosine(37)-N1)-methyltransferase TrmD: MIIETLSTFPSMYDSVMGASMMRIAQEKGIISFKAHDLRDWTHDRHRTTDDDPYGGGDGLVMKCEPLFEAYDDLTCGAGADGEALPCPCTIFLAPHGRPFDDALACELAREERLLFVCGHYEGIDERAYALADRTVSLGDYVLTSGELASMVVIDAVVRKLPGVLGAPTGAQGESFADGLLEYPQYTRPATFRGRDVPAVLLSGDHGAVARWRREQSLERTARLRPDLLDAADLSDADRRFLLHLADGSGR; encoded by the coding sequence ATGATCATCGAGACGCTTTCGACGTTCCCTTCCATGTACGACTCCGTCATGGGCGCGTCCATGATGCGCATCGCCCAGGAGAAGGGCATCATCTCGTTCAAGGCGCACGACCTGCGCGACTGGACGCACGACCGGCACCGCACGACCGACGACGACCCTTACGGCGGCGGCGACGGCCTTGTCATGAAGTGCGAGCCCCTGTTCGAGGCTTACGACGACTTGACCTGCGGAGCCGGCGCTGACGGCGAGGCCTTGCCGTGCCCCTGCACCATCTTCCTGGCCCCGCACGGCCGGCCTTTCGACGACGCGCTGGCCTGCGAGCTGGCGCGCGAGGAGCGCCTTCTGTTCGTGTGCGGCCACTACGAGGGCATCGACGAGCGCGCCTATGCGCTGGCCGACCGCACCGTCTCGCTGGGCGACTACGTGCTCACGAGCGGCGAGCTGGCCTCCATGGTGGTCATCGACGCCGTGGTGCGCAAGCTGCCCGGCGTGCTGGGGGCGCCCACCGGCGCCCAAGGAGAGAGCTTCGCCGACGGCCTGTTGGAATACCCCCAGTACACGCGTCCGGCAACGTTCCGGGGCAGGGACGTGCCCGCCGTGCTGCTCTCGGGCGACCACGGCGCCGTGGCCCGCTGGAGGCGCGAGCAGAGCCTCGAGCGCACGGCGCGCCTGCGCCCCGACCTGCTGGACGCGGCCGACCTCTCGGACGCCGACCGCAGGTTTCTGCTACACTTGGCGGACGGAAGCGGGCGCTAG
- the glyS gene encoding glycine--tRNA ligase subunit beta → MASLHTLAFEIGTDEIPAFDLHKATGQLEKLVPEALDAVRIPHGTVSVHTTPRRLIVLAEDVADETEALQEVFRGPSAKIAFDAEGNPTKAAIGFARGKGLDVEALERREENGAEYVFAERSVPARDVAELLPGVLEGVITGISWPKSCRWGTRSEFFSRPVRWLVALLDERVVPVEFAGLTAGRLTRGHRFLAPGPHEVAAAADLLPVVEGAFVVTSEQAREQRIRAGVAEAEAQTGYRAELPEKTLLEVVNLSEYPTVLVGTFDEEFLRVPEEIIVDAMLMHQRYFPLYDGEGRLTNKFIVVTNGDPAHAATIIDGNERVVRARLSDAKFFYEEDLKHPLETYVDRLDEVVFQEVLGTMKDKTDRIAALARHLAADAQLGAADAADAERAAYLAKADLVTNAVVEFTSVQGVMGSYYAEASGENEQVARAIADHYRPRFSGDEPPASDVGRVVAMADKLDTICGLFAVGQGPTGSSDPFALRRSAIGIVAMLEAGLPVSLMGAVDASLATYADAGIGFDRDDVRAQVADFFVTRTKVMLRDSGASPDAIDAVLAAGVEEPAQVIARVRALEAARTGEREAFDDLATAYARANNLRDAELGEEVDEALMGDAERALASAARDVESQVAAALAADDYAAALAALADLRAPIDAFFADVLVMDEDEAVRANRLRLLNRFVGVFTDVADFGKMAKGGK, encoded by the coding sequence GTGGCTAGCCTGCATACGCTCGCCTTCGAGATAGGCACCGATGAGATTCCCGCGTTCGACCTGCACAAGGCCACGGGCCAGCTGGAGAAGCTCGTGCCCGAGGCGCTCGACGCCGTGCGCATCCCGCACGGGACCGTGTCCGTGCACACCACGCCCCGCCGCCTCATCGTGCTGGCAGAGGACGTGGCCGACGAGACCGAGGCGCTCCAGGAGGTGTTCCGCGGCCCGTCCGCCAAGATCGCGTTCGACGCCGAGGGCAACCCGACGAAGGCCGCCATCGGCTTCGCGCGCGGCAAGGGCCTGGACGTGGAAGCGCTCGAGCGCCGCGAGGAGAACGGCGCCGAGTACGTGTTCGCTGAGCGCAGCGTGCCCGCCCGCGACGTGGCGGAGCTTTTGCCCGGCGTGCTGGAGGGCGTGATCACCGGCATCTCCTGGCCGAAGTCGTGCCGCTGGGGCACCCGCAGCGAGTTCTTCTCGCGCCCGGTGCGCTGGCTCGTGGCCCTGCTCGACGAGCGCGTGGTGCCCGTGGAGTTCGCGGGCCTCACGGCCGGCAGGCTCACGCGCGGCCACCGCTTCCTGGCCCCCGGCCCGCACGAGGTGGCCGCGGCCGCCGACCTGCTCCCTGTGGTGGAGGGCGCCTTCGTGGTGACGAGCGAGCAGGCGCGCGAGCAGCGCATCCGCGCAGGCGTGGCGGAGGCGGAGGCCCAGACGGGCTACCGTGCCGAGCTGCCCGAGAAGACGCTTCTGGAGGTGGTGAACCTCTCCGAGTATCCCACGGTGCTCGTGGGCACGTTCGACGAGGAGTTCCTGCGCGTTCCCGAGGAGATCATCGTGGACGCCATGCTCATGCACCAGCGCTACTTCCCGCTGTACGACGGGGAGGGCAGGCTCACGAACAAGTTCATCGTCGTGACGAACGGCGACCCGGCGCATGCCGCCACCATCATCGACGGCAACGAGCGCGTGGTGCGCGCGCGCCTGTCCGATGCGAAGTTCTTCTACGAGGAGGACCTGAAGCACCCGCTGGAGACGTACGTCGACCGCCTGGACGAGGTGGTGTTCCAGGAGGTGCTCGGCACCATGAAGGACAAGACCGACCGCATCGCGGCGCTGGCGCGCCACCTGGCCGCCGACGCGCAGCTGGGCGCGGCGGACGCCGCCGATGCCGAGCGCGCCGCGTACCTGGCGAAGGCCGACCTCGTGACGAACGCCGTGGTGGAGTTCACGAGCGTGCAGGGCGTCATGGGCTCGTACTACGCCGAGGCGTCGGGCGAGAACGAGCAGGTGGCCCGCGCCATCGCCGACCACTACCGCCCGCGCTTCTCCGGCGACGAGCCGCCTGCGTCCGACGTGGGGCGCGTCGTGGCCATGGCCGACAAGCTGGACACCATCTGCGGCCTGTTCGCCGTGGGCCAGGGCCCCACGGGCTCGTCAGACCCGTTCGCGCTGCGCCGCAGCGCCATCGGCATCGTGGCCATGCTGGAGGCCGGCCTGCCCGTGTCGCTCATGGGGGCCGTGGACGCCTCGCTCGCCACGTACGCGGATGCCGGCATCGGCTTCGATCGCGACGACGTGCGTGCCCAGGTGGCCGACTTCTTCGTCACGCGCACGAAGGTCATGCTGCGCGACTCCGGCGCGTCCCCCGACGCCATCGACGCCGTGCTGGCGGCAGGCGTGGAGGAGCCGGCCCAGGTCATCGCCCGCGTGCGCGCCCTCGAGGCCGCCCGCACCGGCGAGCGCGAGGCGTTCGACGATCTGGCCACGGCCTACGCGCGCGCCAACAACCTGCGCGACGCGGAGCTGGGCGAGGAGGTGGACGAGGCCCTGATGGGCGACGCCGAGCGCGCCCTCGCGTCCGCCGCGCGCGACGTGGAGTCGCAGGTGGCCGCCGCGCTCGCCGCCGACGACTACGCGGCGGCCCTCGCGGCGCTCGCCGACTTGCGCGCGCCCATCGACGCCTTCTTCGCCGACGTCCTCGTCATGGACGAGGACGAGGCCGTGCGGGCGAACCGCCTGCGCCTGCTGAACCGCTTCGTGGGCGTGTTCACGGACGTGGCCGACTTCGGCAAGATGGCGAAGGGCGGCAAGTAG
- the ppdK gene encoding pyruvate, phosphate dikinase produces the protein MTEEVKRVYAFGKDAQGNNVTEGNTHMKAQLGGKGANLAEMANIGLPVPPGFTITCQTCMEYANADNTWPEGALDTIQSYREDLEARMGKKIGDAADPLLVSVRSGAPMSMPGMMDTVLNLGLNDESINGLIAQTENPRFAWDSYRRFIQMFSNVVMGLDGDLFENAITSMKNVRGAASDTDLSADDLKELVAEFKQIFSENVSAEEYPSLVVDGSVQFPQDPSAQLQLAIEAVFGSWNNPRAVLYRKQNKIADDLGTAVNVQSMVFGNKGNTSATGVAFTRNPANGEKEFYGDYLVNAQGEDVVAGIRNTSPIADLKHVEGLEEAGRELEEVFVTLENHFRDMCDIEFTIEQGKLWMLQTRVGKRTAAAALHIAIEMEKEGLISKEEAVMRVDPEQLDQLLHPQFDKNASYDVVAKGLNASPGAAVGEAVFSAADAVAVTEAGRKCVLVRWETNPDDLAGMIAAEGILTSHGGKTSHAAVIARGMGAPCVCGVEALKIDAEKKEAAVAGTDIVIREGDMVSIDGTTGSVVLGAVDLVLPELTGDLDTILEWADEFRTMGVRANADNPEDAELSRSFGAEGIGLCRTEHMFLGDRKQIIQSFILNDEPAIREKALADLLEAQTGDFYGMFKAMDGLPVIVRLLDPPLHEFLESPRDLEVEIARLEASGTPAAELADKRQLLSLVDAMAEANPMLGLRGCRLAILYPELPAMQTRAIATAAARLKKEGLDPEPEIMIPLVSVLPELETLRGEVEAVIAEVCEAEGVELDIPIGTMIELPRAAVTADEIATQADFFSFGTNDLTQTTFGFSRDDVEAKFIPRYLERRILPCNPFETVDAGVAALVDMGCTKGRATNPDIQLGVCGEHGGDPDSVKTFHKIGLTYVSCSPYRVPLARLAAGQAALAEKMGDHRDK, from the coding sequence GTGACCGAAGAAGTCAAACGAGTCTATGCATTCGGCAAAGACGCTCAGGGCAACAACGTAACCGAGGGCAACACGCACATGAAGGCGCAGCTGGGCGGCAAGGGCGCCAACCTCGCCGAGATGGCCAACATCGGGCTGCCCGTGCCTCCCGGCTTCACCATCACGTGCCAGACCTGCATGGAGTACGCCAACGCCGACAACACGTGGCCCGAGGGCGCGCTCGACACCATCCAGTCCTACCGCGAGGACCTCGAGGCCCGCATGGGCAAGAAGATCGGCGATGCGGCCGACCCGCTGCTCGTGTCCGTGCGCTCCGGCGCGCCGATGTCCATGCCCGGCATGATGGACACGGTGCTGAACCTCGGCCTGAACGACGAGTCCATCAACGGCCTCATCGCCCAGACCGAGAACCCGCGCTTCGCCTGGGACTCCTACCGCCGCTTCATCCAGATGTTCTCCAACGTGGTCATGGGGCTTGACGGCGACCTGTTCGAGAACGCCATCACGTCCATGAAGAACGTGCGCGGCGCCGCCTCCGACACCGACCTCTCGGCCGACGACCTCAAGGAGCTCGTGGCCGAGTTCAAGCAGATCTTCTCCGAGAACGTGTCCGCCGAGGAGTACCCGAGCCTCGTGGTGGACGGCTCCGTGCAGTTCCCGCAGGACCCGAGCGCGCAGCTGCAGCTGGCCATCGAGGCCGTGTTCGGCAGCTGGAACAACCCGCGCGCGGTCCTCTACCGCAAGCAGAACAAGATCGCCGACGACCTGGGCACCGCCGTGAACGTGCAGTCCATGGTGTTCGGCAACAAGGGCAACACGTCGGCCACGGGCGTGGCGTTCACGCGCAACCCTGCCAACGGCGAGAAGGAGTTCTACGGCGACTACCTGGTGAACGCCCAGGGCGAGGACGTGGTGGCCGGCATCCGCAACACGAGCCCCATCGCAGACCTCAAGCACGTGGAGGGCCTGGAAGAGGCCGGCCGCGAGCTGGAAGAGGTGTTCGTCACGCTGGAGAACCACTTCCGCGACATGTGCGACATCGAGTTCACCATCGAGCAGGGCAAGCTCTGGATGCTCCAGACCCGCGTGGGCAAGCGCACCGCCGCCGCCGCGCTGCACATCGCCATCGAGATGGAGAAGGAGGGCCTCATCTCCAAGGAGGAGGCCGTCATGCGCGTCGACCCCGAGCAGCTCGACCAGCTGCTGCACCCGCAGTTCGACAAGAACGCCTCCTACGACGTGGTGGCCAAGGGCCTGAACGCGTCCCCCGGCGCCGCCGTGGGCGAGGCCGTGTTCTCGGCCGCCGACGCCGTGGCCGTCACCGAGGCCGGCCGCAAGTGCGTGCTCGTGCGCTGGGAGACGAACCCCGACGACCTGGCCGGCATGATCGCCGCCGAGGGCATCCTCACGTCGCATGGCGGCAAGACGAGCCACGCGGCCGTCATCGCCCGCGGCATGGGCGCGCCGTGCGTCTGCGGCGTGGAGGCCCTGAAGATCGACGCCGAGAAGAAGGAAGCGGCCGTGGCCGGCACGGACATCGTCATCCGCGAGGGCGACATGGTCTCCATCGACGGCACGACGGGCTCCGTGGTGCTGGGCGCCGTGGATCTCGTACTGCCCGAGCTCACCGGCGACCTGGACACCATCCTGGAGTGGGCCGACGAGTTCCGCACCATGGGCGTGCGCGCCAATGCCGACAACCCCGAGGACGCGGAGCTCTCCCGCAGCTTCGGCGCCGAGGGCATCGGGCTCTGCCGTACCGAGCACATGTTCCTGGGCGACCGCAAGCAGATCATCCAGTCCTTCATCCTGAACGACGAGCCGGCCATCCGCGAGAAGGCGCTCGCCGACCTGCTGGAGGCCCAGACGGGCGACTTCTACGGCATGTTCAAGGCCATGGACGGGCTGCCGGTCATCGTGCGCCTGCTCGATCCGCCGCTGCACGAGTTCCTGGAGAGCCCGCGCGACCTGGAGGTGGAGATCGCGCGCCTGGAGGCGTCGGGCACGCCGGCCGCCGAGCTCGCCGACAAGCGCCAGCTGCTGAGCCTGGTGGACGCCATGGCCGAGGCGAACCCGATGCTCGGCCTGCGCGGTTGCCGCCTGGCCATCCTCTACCCGGAGCTGCCGGCCATGCAGACGCGCGCCATCGCCACCGCCGCCGCCCGCCTGAAGAAGGAGGGCCTGGACCCCGAGCCCGAGATCATGATCCCGCTCGTGAGCGTGCTTCCCGAGCTGGAGACGCTGCGCGGCGAGGTTGAGGCCGTCATCGCCGAGGTGTGCGAGGCCGAGGGCGTGGAGCTGGACATCCCCATCGGCACGATGATCGAGCTGCCGCGCGCGGCCGTCACCGCCGACGAGATAGCCACCCAGGCCGACTTCTTCAGCTTCGGCACGAACGACCTGACCCAGACGACGTTCGGCTTCAGCCGCGACGACGTGGAAGCCAAGTTCATCCCGCGCTACCTGGAGCGCCGCATCCTGCCGTGCAACCCGTTCGAGACGGTCGATGCCGGCGTGGCCGCGCTCGTGGACATGGGCTGCACGAAGGGCCGCGCCACGAACCCGGACATCCAGCTGGGCGTGTGCGGCGAGCACGGCGGCGACCCCGACTCCGTGAAGACGTTCCACAAGATCGGCCTCACCTACGTGAGCTGCTCGCCCTACCGCGTGCCGCTCGCGCGCCTCGCCGCCGGCCAGGCGGCGCTGGCCGAGAAGATGGGCGACCACCGCGACAAGTAG
- a CDS encoding KH domain-containing protein, whose translation MAEQTEDIVGLVESVVRPLIEFPDELQIEASDAEDGSILVELRVNEEDAGKVIGRQGRVIKAIRTLARAAASRTNTHVEVELID comes from the coding sequence ATGGCCGAGCAGACGGAAGACATCGTCGGCCTCGTCGAGTCCGTCGTGCGCCCGCTCATCGAGTTTCCCGATGAGCTGCAGATCGAGGCGAGCGATGCCGAGGACGGCTCCATCCTCGTGGAGCTCCGCGTGAACGAGGAGGATGCCGGCAAGGTCATCGGCCGCCAGGGGCGGGTCATCAAGGCCATCCGCACGCTCGCCCGTGCCGCCGCGTCGCGCACGAACACCCATGTCGAAGTGGAGCTCATCGACTAG
- a CDS encoding glycine--tRNA ligase subunit alpha, whose product MPTETEPAARAAGQAAAEALPPTFQDVIMSLQRYWAGAGCVILQPYDNEVGAGTNAPATTLRSLGPDTWRTAYVQGCRRPTDGRYGENPNRTQHYFQFQVLMKPSPDDIQEMYLGSLRAIGIDVDAHDVRFVEDDWESPTLGAWGLGWEVWIDGMEVTQFTYFQQVGGFECNPVPVEIAYGLERLTMFVQGVDSMFDIVWSRGADGVTFTYGDVYLENERQYSTFNFEVADTDFLFQEFNDREEECKRTLAANLPLPAYDSVLKCCHTFNLLDARGVISATERMAYILRVRTLAKAVCASYMEHVVGMKPAEEGEEADRG is encoded by the coding sequence ATGCCAACCGAAACCGAGCCCGCCGCCCGTGCGGCGGGGCAGGCGGCCGCCGAGGCGCTGCCGCCCACGTTCCAAGACGTCATCATGAGCCTGCAGCGCTACTGGGCGGGCGCGGGCTGCGTCATCCTGCAGCCCTACGACAACGAGGTGGGCGCCGGCACGAACGCCCCGGCCACCACGCTGCGCTCGCTGGGCCCCGACACGTGGCGCACCGCCTACGTGCAGGGCTGCCGCCGTCCCACGGACGGCCGCTACGGCGAGAACCCGAACCGCACGCAGCACTACTTCCAGTTCCAGGTGCTCATGAAGCCCTCGCCCGACGACATCCAGGAGATGTATCTGGGGTCGCTGCGCGCCATCGGCATCGACGTGGACGCGCACGACGTGCGCTTCGTGGAGGACGACTGGGAGAGCCCGACGCTCGGCGCGTGGGGGCTGGGCTGGGAAGTGTGGATCGACGGCATGGAGGTGACGCAGTTCACCTACTTCCAGCAGGTGGGCGGCTTCGAGTGCAACCCCGTGCCCGTGGAGATCGCCTACGGCCTGGAGCGCCTGACCATGTTCGTGCAGGGCGTGGACTCCATGTTCGACATCGTGTGGAGCCGCGGCGCCGACGGCGTCACGTTCACGTACGGCGACGTGTACCTGGAGAACGAGCGCCAGTACTCCACGTTCAACTTCGAGGTGGCCGACACCGATTTCCTGTTCCAGGAGTTCAACGACCGCGAGGAGGAGTGCAAGCGCACGCTCGCGGCGAACCTGCCGCTGCCGGCCTACGACAGCGTGCTCAAGTGCTGCCACACGTTCAACCTGCTGGACGCCCGCGGCGTGATATCTGCCACGGAGCGCATGGCCTACATCCTGCGCGTGCGCACGCTGGCAAAGGCCGTGTGCGCGAGCTACATGGAGCACGTGGTGGGCATGAAGCCCGCCGAGGAAGGGGAGGAGGCCGACCGTGGCTAG